The following are encoded together in the Brassica napus cultivar Da-Ae unplaced genomic scaffold, Da-Ae ScsIHWf_45;HRSCAF=84, whole genome shotgun sequence genome:
- the LOC125604091 gene encoding nuclear pore complex protein NUP58-like → MSSFNPSSTPQRNQQTPQSPFQTPLQTPQPQSISFFSPPQQQQTPSFQSHQFQQQQQQQQQSQQQLYLFTNDQAPASYSTEWSDLHPDSQKLLLEIEKKILEYSSESLRLDQCSRLYDSSIATESFEFDASRIVQELGGINTTMGRQKAVLHELMLVVKDMFRNSEVAVRSFMMLQPRFRRSKPGGGGGGGGAVVVSGGDSQQPQPQGVNSAPASSGEQQAVQVSYFYRGIPKKPTAFLLQTVVRFEKYLGECRQWVEELEQLLALDSDKYNRHVLVLESLPKVMSNVHAFFVHVAAKVENVHQYIESLRTAYLADQRRRGECNDPFLEADRRETAKQEAAAKRVHPTLHLPATSTTTTTSAQTSTQVAGLITSSGVSNAPQTPAAFPTSGAGLFPDTPASVPSSSLFATPVRPVFGAPPASGSLFGPPTPSNPATPSQFAGPSPGSGAKFSSLTRPSRFKSRTSRR, encoded by the exons ATGTCGTCGTTCAATCCATCCTCTACCCCACAGCGAAATCAGCAGACGCCTCAATCACCGTTTCAGACTCCGCTACAGACGCCTCAGCCGCAGAGCATCTCCTTCTTCTCGCCACCGCAACAACAGCAAACGCCGTCGTTTCAGTCGCACCAGttccagcagcagcagcaacaacaacaacaaagtcaGCAGCAGCTGTATTTGTTCACGAACGATCAAGCTCCGGCGAGTTACAGCACCGAATGGAGTGATCTTCATCCCGATTCTCAGAAACTTCTCCTTGAGATTGA AAAGAAGATATTGGAGTACAGTAGTGAAAGCCTGAGGCTAGATCAATGCAGCCGACTTTATGATTCTTCTATTGCCACTGAAAGTTTCGAGTTTGATGCAAGCCGCATTGTTCAG GAGCTTGGTGGGATTAATACTACCATGGGCAGACAAAAAGCTGTTCTCCACGAGCTTATGCTGGTTGTTAAAGATATGTTTCGTAATTCAGAGGTTGCCGTTAGGTCTTTCATGATGCTACAGCCAAGATTCCGTCGTTCTAAaccaggaggaggaggaggaggaggaggagctgtTGTTGTTAGTGGTGGTGATTCTCAGCAACCACAGCCGCAGGGAGTGAACTCAGCTCCAGCTTCCTCTGGTGAACAACAAGCAGTTCAAGTTTCTTACTTTTACCGTGGGATCCCAAAGAAACCCACTGCTTTTCTGCTTCAAACAGTTGTGAGATTTGAGAAGTATCTAGGCGAGTGCCGGCAATGGGTTGAGGAGCTGGAGCAGTTGCTCGCGTTGGATTCTGACAAGTATAATCGACATGTTTTAGTTTTGGAATCTCTTCCGAAAGTCATGTCTAATGTGCATGCCTTCTTTGTTCACGTGGCTGCTAAG GTAGAGAATGTTCACCAGTACATTGAATCGTTGAGGACAGCGTATCTTGCTGACCAGCGGCGGAGAGGAGAATGCAATGATCCGTTTCTTGAGGCTGATCGGAGGGAAACAGCAAAACAGGAAGCTGCTGCTAAAAGGGTCCACCCAACTCTTCATCTACCTGCTActtctactactactactacaagTGCACAAACCTCAACACAAGTTGCTGGGTTGATTACTAGCTCAGGGGTGTCGAATGCTCCACAAACACCTGCAGCCTTTCCAACATCAGGAGCTGGCTTGTTTCCTGACACACCTGCTTCAGTACCTTCGTCTTCTCTCTTTGCTACACCAGTTAGACCAGTTTTCGGTGCTCCACCAGCTTCTGGATCTTTGTTTGGCCCGCCAACTCCGTCAAATCCTGCTACGCCTTCACAGTTTGCAG GTCCTTCACCTGGTTCAGGAGCCAAGTTCAGTTCTCTGACA AGACCTTCAAGGTTCAAATCCCGAACTTCACGACGTTAG
- the LOC125604092 gene encoding uncharacterized protein LOC125604092, whose product MSDNKDHNSDSDSDGAPEEFTQEQAQLEDAELRKIHRENKARVAREKKESRRRLAEKITPRKSRKVETFEDIEEHEEDPEALANKGFLSKNIIDFLAQREKQNNSSDTEEEEANKEHPRKKKRKSSGIETVIYKEIPPPECLKTGLDFLKKRKAQVPRSSSILNNSSQALCLVTGAKKQPLRK is encoded by the exons ATGTCGGATAACAAAGATCACAACTCCGATTCAGACTCCGACGGTGCACCGGAGGAATTCACCCAGGAGCAG GCACAGTTGGAAGATGCAGAGTTGAGGAAGATACATAGAGAGAATAAGGCTAG GGTTGCCCGCGAGAAGAAAGAGAGTCGAAGGCGTTTGGCAGAGAAGATAACGCCAAGGAAATCACGAAAGGTTGAAACTTTCGAAGACATAGAAGAGCATGAGGAAGACCCTGAAGCTCTTGCAAACAAGGGGTTCCTTTCCAAAAACATCATAGATTTTCTTGCACAGCGGGAGAA ACAGAACAACAGTTCGGATACTGAAGAAGAGGAGGCCAACAAAGAACACCCGAGAAAGAAAAAGCGAAAGAGCTCAGG TATTGAGACGGTTATATACAAGGAGATTCCACCACCGGAATGCTTGAAAACAGGGTTAGATTTCTTGAAGAAGCGTAAAGCACAAGTCCCTAGATCTTCTTCAATCCTCAACAACTCCAGCCAAGCTCTCTGCCTTGTCACCGGTGCCAAGAAGCAGCCACTGAGAAAATAA